Proteins encoded in a region of the Streptomyces sp. NBC_01298 genome:
- a CDS encoding thiamine pyrophosphate-binding protein, producing MTHDHDLVLRPTEAQKAAALAPPPGRTGGDLVVETLRSLGATTVFGLPGQHALGLFDAVGRSDLRLVGLRTENNAGFAADAYGRMTGEAAPLLLSTGPGALMALPALAEAAAASAPVLAISSQVPTPGLGGGRRGHLHELRDQSASFRDVVKSVHTARTPSQIPSVIAEAWESALTAPHGPVWVEIPEDVLRAETFVPQVTGMDATPHELAPRPELTALAAHWLENAERPVIIAGGGVIRSDAAGKLKQLAERLNAPVVTTFGGKGAFPWTHPLSLQSWLEDRHMTDFLEDADVLLVVGSGLGELSSNYHTFFPEGRVVQIEADLGKLESNHAGLGIHADARLALQALLETVAERPDPQAPERVRLLLADIADRLASQDLTLEQQLLTSIRQALPPRSPSFWDMTILAYWAWSAFDAKHPNTMHSAQGAGGLGYAFPAALGAAVAEPGTPVLAVSGDGGAMYSIADLATARQHDLDVTWLIVDDGGYGILREYGCETGTALTRPDFVALAAAFDIPATTTTPESLREDLAKSLKTPGPSLLLLPVKPKMFAPTHV from the coding sequence GTGACGCACGACCACGACCTGGTACTCCGTCCCACCGAAGCCCAGAAGGCGGCGGCGCTCGCGCCCCCGCCGGGGCGCACGGGCGGAGACCTGGTCGTGGAGACGCTGCGCTCCCTCGGCGCGACAACCGTCTTCGGCCTGCCCGGCCAGCACGCGCTCGGCCTCTTCGACGCCGTCGGCCGTTCCGACCTGCGCCTGGTGGGCCTGCGTACGGAGAACAACGCCGGGTTCGCCGCCGACGCGTACGGCCGGATGACCGGCGAGGCGGCGCCCCTCCTGCTGTCCACCGGCCCGGGCGCGCTCATGGCGCTCCCGGCCCTGGCCGAGGCGGCGGCGGCCTCCGCCCCCGTCCTGGCGATCTCCTCGCAGGTCCCCACCCCCGGCCTGGGCGGCGGCCGACGCGGCCACCTGCACGAGCTGCGCGACCAGTCGGCCTCGTTCCGGGACGTGGTCAAGTCCGTGCACACCGCCCGGACCCCCTCCCAGATCCCGTCCGTGATCGCCGAGGCCTGGGAATCGGCGCTGACCGCCCCGCACGGCCCGGTGTGGGTGGAGATCCCGGAAGACGTGCTGCGCGCGGAGACCTTCGTCCCGCAGGTCACCGGCATGGACGCGACCCCGCACGAACTGGCGCCGCGCCCGGAGCTGACCGCGCTGGCGGCGCACTGGCTGGAGAACGCCGAGCGCCCGGTGATCATCGCGGGCGGCGGGGTGATCCGCTCGGACGCGGCGGGCAAGCTGAAGCAGCTCGCGGAGCGCCTGAACGCCCCCGTCGTCACCACCTTCGGCGGCAAGGGCGCCTTCCCCTGGACCCACCCGCTCTCCCTCCAGTCCTGGCTGGAGGACCGCCACATGACGGACTTCCTGGAGGACGCGGACGTCCTGCTGGTGGTCGGCTCGGGCCTGGGCGAACTGTCCTCGAACTACCACACGTTCTTCCCGGAGGGCCGGGTCGTCCAGATCGAGGCGGACCTCGGCAAGCTGGAGTCCAACCACGCGGGCCTCGGCATCCACGCGGACGCCCGCCTCGCCCTGCAGGCGCTCCTCGAAACGGTCGCCGAACGCCCCGACCCGCAGGCCCCCGAGCGCGTCCGCCTGCTCCTCGCCGACATCGCGGACCGACTGGCCTCCCAGGACCTGACCCTGGAGCAGCAGCTCCTCACCTCGATCCGCCAGGCCCTCCCGCCCCGCTCCCCGTCCTTCTGGGACATGACGATCCTGGCCTACTGGGCCTGGTCGGCCTTCGACGCCAAGCACCCCAACACCATGCACTCGGCGCAGGGCGCGGGCGGCCTCGGCTACGCCTTCCCGGCGGCGCTCGGCGCGGCCGTGGCGGAGCCGGGCACCCCGGTGCTCGCGGTCTCCGGCGACGGCGGCGCGATGTACTCGATCGCCGACCTGGCCACCGCCCGCCAGCACGACCTCGACGTCACCTGGCTGATCGTGGACGACGGCGGCTACGGCATCCTGCGCGAGTACGGCTGCGAGACGGGCACGGCCCTGACCCGCCCCGACTTCGTAGCGCTGGCGGCCGCCTTCGACATCCCGGCGACCACGACCACCCCGGAATCCCTCCGCGAGGACCTGGCCAAGTCCCTCAAGACCCCCGGCCCTTCGCTCCTGCTCCTTCCGGTCAAGCCGAAGATGTTCGCGCCCACCCACGTCTGA
- a CDS encoding ABC transporter ATP-binding protein, whose product MKSAGRSVGASGRAGRTGRQYVATATAGTAADSKQGWGRRLAAYTWRYKANVLLALGSSLGGMAVMALVPLVTKVILDDVIGDQSKPMTPWALMLIGAAVLVYVMTYIRRYYGGRLALDVQHDLRTDMYATIARLDGRRQDELSTGQVVGRATTDLQLIQGLLFMLPMTIGNFLLFGISLGIMLWLSPLLTVVALLMAPALWFIAKRSRKKLFPATWYAQSQAAAVATVVDGAVTGVRVVKGFGQEEQETGKLREAGRRLFAGRMRGIRMNSRYTPALQAVPALGQVAMLALGGWMATKGQVTLGTFVAFSTYLAQLVGPVRMLAMVLTVGQQARAGVERVFELIDTEPVIQEGSKELPADAPATVEFDDVRFGYDPERPVLDGFRLSIAEGETVALVGSSGSGKSTVSLLLPRFYDADRGAVRVGGHDVRALTYDSLRDAIGLVPEDSFLFSDTIRANIAYGHPGATEEQIRAAAQAAQAEGFIEALPAGYDTTVGEQGLTLSGGQRQRIALARAILTDPRLLLLDDATSAVDARVEHEIHEALRAVMAGRTTLLIAHRRSTLALADRIAVLDHGRLSDVGTHEELERRSALYRRLLTDPDALGAGSPRTPEAPAMEEFERDIERDIEFEAEIDSEPVNAKRRVAGGITPELWQRQEEAEEKATAAAGMSATPELLAQVAALPPADDTPDVDETRAASAEDSYNLGRLLRGFWAPLAISLGLVALDAGSGLLLPILIRHGIDQGVEAAALGAVWAASLLALGVVLAQWAAQFAETRMTGRTGERVLYALRVKIFAQLQRLGLDYYERELTGKIMTRMTTDVDALSSFLQTGLVTAVVSVLTFFGILVALLVLDVELALIVFATLPLLIIGTVFFRRKSVAAYELARDRVGLVNADLQESVAGLRIVQAFRRQRAGAIRFAERSDSYREARVRGQWLISVYFPFVQLLSSGAAAAVLIVGAGRVEAGTLTTGALVAYLLYIDLFFAPVQQLSQVFDGYQQATVSLGRIQGLLREPTSTPRPADPRPVPELRGEIAFEGVHFSYGTAEERGAKEPALTGISLRIPAGQTVAFVGETGAGKSTLVKMVARFYDPTAGRVTADGVDLRELDLTGYRHRLGVVPQEPYLFPGTVRDAIAYGRPEASDSEVEAAAHAVGAHAMIATLDGGYLHTVTERGRNLSAGQRQLIALARAELVDPDVLLLDEATAALDLATEALVNQATDRLAGKRTTLVVAHRLTTAARADRVVVMDRGRVAEDGTHAELLARGGRYAELWRTFAGEDEPAAAA is encoded by the coding sequence ATGAAATCCGCCGGTCGGAGCGTTGGGGCTTCCGGTAGGGCAGGACGAACGGGGAGGCAGTACGTGGCTACGGCGACGGCGGGAACGGCGGCTGACAGCAAACAGGGGTGGGGGAGGCGGCTCGCCGCCTACACCTGGCGGTACAAGGCCAATGTGCTGCTGGCCCTCGGGTCCTCGCTCGGCGGCATGGCCGTCATGGCGCTCGTGCCGCTCGTCACCAAGGTGATCCTCGACGACGTCATAGGCGACCAGAGCAAGCCCATGACGCCCTGGGCGCTGATGCTCATAGGCGCCGCGGTCCTCGTGTACGTGATGACCTACATCCGCAGGTACTACGGCGGGCGGCTCGCCCTCGACGTGCAGCACGACCTGCGCACCGACATGTACGCCACCATCGCCCGGCTCGACGGCCGCCGCCAGGACGAGCTGTCCACCGGGCAGGTCGTGGGGCGGGCGACGACCGACCTCCAGCTGATCCAAGGGCTGCTCTTCATGCTGCCCATGACCATCGGCAACTTCCTGCTCTTCGGGATATCCCTCGGGATCATGCTGTGGCTCTCGCCGCTGCTGACCGTCGTGGCGCTGCTCATGGCCCCCGCGCTCTGGTTCATCGCCAAGCGCAGCCGCAAGAAGCTCTTCCCCGCCACCTGGTACGCCCAGAGCCAGGCCGCAGCCGTCGCCACCGTCGTCGACGGTGCCGTCACCGGTGTCCGCGTCGTCAAGGGCTTCGGCCAGGAGGAGCAGGAGACCGGCAAGCTCCGCGAGGCCGGCCGCCGGCTGTTCGCCGGGCGGATGCGCGGGATCCGGATGAACTCGCGCTACACCCCGGCGCTGCAGGCCGTACCGGCCCTCGGCCAGGTCGCCATGCTGGCGCTGGGCGGCTGGATGGCCACCAAGGGGCAAGTCACCCTCGGTACCTTCGTCGCCTTCTCCACCTACCTCGCCCAGCTCGTCGGCCCCGTCCGGATGCTCGCCATGGTGCTGACCGTCGGCCAGCAGGCCCGCGCCGGCGTCGAGCGGGTCTTCGAGCTCATCGACACCGAGCCGGTGATCCAGGAGGGGAGCAAGGAACTGCCCGCCGACGCACCCGCGACCGTCGAGTTCGACGACGTGCGCTTCGGGTACGACCCCGAGCGGCCCGTGCTCGACGGGTTCCGCCTGTCGATCGCCGAGGGGGAGACCGTCGCCCTCGTCGGGTCCTCGGGCAGCGGGAAGTCCACCGTCTCCCTGCTGCTGCCGCGCTTCTACGACGCCGACCGCGGCGCCGTCCGCGTCGGCGGCCACGACGTGCGCGCGCTGACCTACGACTCGCTGCGCGACGCCATCGGGCTCGTGCCGGAGGACTCCTTCCTCTTCTCCGACACCATCCGCGCCAACATCGCCTACGGGCACCCCGGCGCCACCGAGGAGCAGATCCGGGCCGCCGCCCAAGCCGCCCAGGCCGAGGGCTTCATCGAGGCGCTCCCCGCCGGCTACGACACCACGGTCGGCGAGCAGGGCCTGACCCTCTCCGGCGGCCAGCGCCAGCGCATCGCGCTCGCCCGCGCCATCCTCACCGACCCCCGCCTGCTGCTCCTCGACGACGCCACCTCCGCCGTCGACGCCCGCGTCGAGCACGAGATCCACGAGGCGCTGCGCGCCGTCATGGCCGGCCGCACCACCCTGCTCATCGCCCACCGCCGCTCCACGCTCGCGCTCGCCGACCGGATCGCCGTACTGGACCACGGGCGGCTCTCCGACGTCGGTACGCACGAGGAGCTGGAGCGCCGCTCCGCCCTGTACCGGCGGCTGCTCACCGACCCGGACGCGCTGGGCGCCGGCTCCCCGCGGACGCCCGAGGCGCCCGCCATGGAGGAGTTCGAGCGGGACATCGAGCGGGACATCGAGTTCGAGGCCGAGATCGACTCCGAGCCGGTCAACGCCAAGCGCCGGGTGGCCGGCGGGATCACCCCCGAGCTCTGGCAGCGCCAGGAGGAGGCGGAGGAGAAGGCCACCGCCGCCGCGGGGATGTCCGCCACTCCCGAGCTGCTCGCGCAGGTGGCCGCGCTGCCGCCCGCCGACGACACCCCCGACGTGGACGAGACCCGCGCGGCGTCGGCCGAGGACAGCTACAACCTGGGCCGCCTGCTGCGCGGCTTCTGGGCCCCGCTCGCGATATCCCTCGGCCTCGTCGCCCTCGACGCCGGCTCCGGGCTGCTCCTGCCCATCCTGATCCGGCACGGCATCGACCAGGGCGTCGAAGCGGCCGCCCTCGGCGCCGTCTGGGCGGCGTCCCTCCTCGCGCTCGGCGTGGTCCTGGCCCAGTGGGCCGCACAGTTCGCCGAGACCCGGATGACCGGCCGCACCGGCGAGCGCGTGCTCTACGCCCTGCGCGTCAAGATCTTCGCCCAGCTCCAGCGCCTCGGCCTCGACTACTACGAGCGCGAGCTCACCGGCAAGATCATGACCCGGATGACCACCGACGTGGACGCCCTGTCCAGCTTCCTGCAGACCGGGCTCGTCACCGCCGTCGTCTCCGTCCTGACCTTCTTCGGCATCCTGGTCGCCCTGCTCGTCCTGGACGTGGAGCTGGCGCTGATCGTCTTCGCCACGCTGCCCCTGCTGATCATCGGCACCGTCTTCTTCCGCAGGAAGTCCGTGGCCGCCTACGAGCTCGCCCGCGACCGGGTCGGACTGGTCAACGCCGACCTCCAGGAGTCCGTGGCCGGGCTGCGCATCGTCCAGGCCTTCCGCCGCCAGCGCGCCGGCGCGATCCGGTTCGCCGAGCGCAGCGACTCGTACCGCGAGGCCCGGGTCCGCGGCCAGTGGCTGATCTCCGTCTACTTCCCCTTCGTGCAGCTGCTGTCCTCCGGGGCCGCGGCCGCCGTGCTGATCGTGGGCGCCGGGCGGGTGGAGGCCGGCACGCTCACCACCGGCGCGCTGGTCGCCTACCTGCTCTACATCGACCTGTTCTTCGCCCCCGTCCAGCAGCTCTCGCAGGTCTTCGACGGCTACCAGCAGGCCACCGTCTCCCTCGGCCGGATCCAGGGCCTGCTGCGCGAGCCCACCAGCACCCCGCGCCCGGCCGACCCGCGCCCGGTCCCCGAGCTGCGCGGCGAGATCGCCTTCGAGGGGGTCCACTTCTCGTACGGCACGGCCGAGGAGCGCGGGGCGAAGGAACCGGCGCTCACCGGCATCAGCCTGCGCATCCCCGCCGGGCAGACCGTCGCCTTCGTCGGCGAGACCGGAGCCGGCAAGTCCACGCTGGTCAAGATGGTGGCCCGGTTCTACGATCCGACCGCCGGCCGGGTCACCGCCGACGGGGTGGACCTGCGCGAGCTGGACCTGACGGGCTACCGCCACCGCCTCGGCGTCGTCCCCCAGGAGCCGTACCTCTTCCCGGGAACGGTCCGCGACGCCATCGCCTACGGGCGGCCCGAGGCGAGCGACTCCGAGGTGGAGGCCGCGGCGCACGCGGTCGGCGCCCACGCCATGATCGCCACCCTGGACGGCGGCTACCTGCACACCGTCACCGAGCGCGGCCGCAACCTCTCCGCCGGCCAGCGCCAGCTGATCGCGCTGGCCCGCGCCGAGCTCGTCGACCCCGACGTGCTGCTGCTCGACGAGGCCACCGCCGCGCTCGACCTGGCCACCGAGGCCCTGGTCAACCAGGCCACCGACCGGCTCGCGGGCAAGCGCACCACCCTGGTCGTGGCGCACCGGCTGACCACGGCCGCGCGCGCCGACCGGGTCGTCGTCATGGACCGCGGCCGGGTCGCGGAGGACGGCACCCACGCCGAGCTGCTGGCCCGCGGCGGCCGGTACGCCGAGCTGTGGCGCACCTTCGCGGGTGAGGACGAGCCGGCCGCGGCGGCGTAG
- a CDS encoding ATP-binding protein, translating to MTLPCAANENYWLVPRNTRAPGRARMLLREQATAWGIGARAAEAAELLLSELVTNAVRHSRAPQGRDIGIRIARYEGLLRVEVADAGPAVKLTPQVVPDTDERGRGLAIVAALAERWGCCPRRHGIGKAVWAEVRE from the coding sequence ATGACACTGCCCTGTGCTGCCAACGAGAACTACTGGCTCGTGCCCCGGAACACCCGCGCCCCCGGCCGGGCCCGCATGCTGCTGCGCGAGCAGGCCACCGCGTGGGGCATCGGGGCGCGAGCCGCCGAGGCGGCGGAGCTGCTGCTCTCCGAGCTGGTCACCAACGCCGTACGGCACTCGCGTGCACCGCAGGGCCGGGACATCGGCATCCGGATCGCCCGCTACGAGGGGCTGCTGCGCGTGGAGGTCGCCGACGCCGGCCCCGCCGTGAAGCTCACGCCCCAGGTGGTGCCGGACACGGACGAGCGGGGCCGCGGGCTCGCGATCGTCGCCGCCCTGGCCGAACGCTGGGGCTGCTGCCCCCGCCGCCACGGCATCGGCAAGGCGGTCTGGGCCGAGGTCAGGGAGTAG
- a CDS encoding DUF6571 family protein, with translation MPTYQEIVTTDLGALVTAADGWKSMATQFKTMEDVYEKEVQSVSSGNGWMGSSAQTASNNAAITRREFDAAQTQALAMESLLRDAHARFTDLKGRVTSAVADAVKAGMRVSDAGNASYDFSKADPASVNAIRHDPDLPEIERSWTQRIADTVKAVTEFDEDVRIALLNASGADGTSLFGFNSRAVGDVEAVEALALTHKIQSGDASPDDLKHYDDLLRQNAKDSHFSEAYLHSLGAKDTVHLADQLVLASSERGASAADKKLYESISTGLAGTIASGTKDPDSYAYKPFMAGLKEQGPALVADGLRPTYGYQSLVTVMQRGDGYGKQFLNDLGDGMIEAEKSKPHMYDHAYDSQRPNLVSDPLDGLLGIMAKDPDAATHFLDPEAPGNKNEHLKYLLSDRDMPDPWISTGVGQPIAIEGDKTAGLGAAIQSAATGHADGEKLGPPGPHTEGQARVMHDAIRLLDEDMGGDEFPKDREGLRQPMAKALVDYVADTHEILGGKSADLGEIEGRDSIHGSGDQARIAVGQGSLIRVMRGIADDGPAFALMVEAERSYGASQLEAAAPFRGDLHGVSADWDNRAHDIGVANGALNGIGADVYKDKEDDRVTWAEGTSTHTSAVVNGLIGEIPVVGTLGGSLMDSLGYEWVEDVKGEAEDQSKRESSSNFGAGVQGTNRMLDGWGHDRQISQDPAFDHAKNEAGEGYTSGRDAARAHLMP, from the coding sequence ATGCCGACCTACCAGGAGATCGTCACCACCGACCTCGGGGCGCTGGTCACGGCCGCCGACGGCTGGAAGTCGATGGCGACGCAGTTCAAGACGATGGAAGACGTCTACGAGAAGGAAGTCCAGAGCGTTTCCAGTGGTAACGGCTGGATGGGCAGCAGCGCGCAGACGGCGAGCAACAACGCCGCCATCACCCGCCGGGAGTTCGACGCGGCGCAGACCCAGGCGCTGGCCATGGAGTCCCTGCTCCGCGACGCGCACGCCCGCTTCACGGACCTCAAGGGCCGCGTGACCTCAGCCGTCGCGGACGCGGTGAAGGCCGGCATGAGGGTCTCGGACGCGGGCAACGCGAGCTACGACTTCAGCAAGGCCGACCCCGCCTCCGTGAACGCGATCCGCCACGACCCCGACCTCCCGGAGATCGAGCGGTCCTGGACGCAGCGCATCGCGGACACCGTGAAGGCGGTCACGGAGTTCGACGAGGACGTACGCATCGCCCTCCTCAACGCGTCCGGAGCCGACGGCACGTCCCTCTTCGGCTTCAACTCCCGGGCGGTGGGCGACGTGGAGGCGGTGGAGGCCCTGGCCCTCACCCACAAGATCCAGTCGGGCGACGCCTCCCCGGACGACCTCAAGCACTACGACGACCTGCTCCGCCAGAACGCGAAGGACAGCCACTTCAGCGAGGCGTACCTGCACTCGCTGGGCGCGAAGGACACGGTCCACCTGGCCGACCAACTGGTCCTGGCCTCCAGCGAACGCGGCGCCTCGGCGGCCGACAAGAAGCTCTACGAGTCGATCAGCACGGGCCTGGCGGGAACCATCGCCTCGGGCACGAAGGACCCGGACAGCTACGCCTACAAACCCTTCATGGCGGGCCTGAAGGAGCAGGGTCCGGCCCTGGTCGCCGACGGCCTGCGCCCGACGTACGGCTACCAGTCCCTGGTCACCGTGATGCAGCGCGGCGACGGTTACGGCAAGCAGTTCCTGAACGACCTCGGCGACGGCATGATCGAGGCCGAGAAGTCGAAGCCCCACATGTACGACCACGCGTACGACTCCCAGCGCCCGAACCTGGTCTCCGACCCCCTGGACGGCCTCCTGGGCATCATGGCCAAGGACCCGGACGCGGCGACGCACTTCCTGGACCCCGAGGCCCCCGGTAACAAGAACGAGCACCTGAAGTACCTCCTCTCCGACCGCGACATGCCGGACCCCTGGATCTCGACGGGCGTAGGCCAGCCGATCGCGATAGAGGGCGACAAGACGGCCGGCCTGGGCGCCGCCATCCAGTCGGCGGCCACGGGCCACGCGGACGGCGAAAAGCTCGGCCCGCCCGGCCCGCACACGGAGGGCCAGGCCCGCGTGATGCACGACGCGATCCGCCTCCTGGACGAGGACATGGGCGGCGACGAGTTCCCGAAGGACCGCGAGGGCCTGCGCCAGCCGATGGCGAAGGCGCTGGTCGACTACGTCGCGGACACGCACGAGATCCTGGGAGGAAAGAGCGCCGACCTGGGCGAGATCGAGGGCAGGGACTCGATCCACGGTTCGGGCGACCAGGCTCGGATCGCGGTCGGCCAGGGCAGTCTGATCCGGGTGATGCGCGGAATCGCCGACGACGGCCCGGCGTTCGCCCTGATGGTCGAGGCGGAGCGGTCCTACGGGGCGTCGCAGCTTGAGGCCGCGGCCCCGTTCAGGGGGGACCTGCACGGGGTGAGCGCGGACTGGGACAACCGTGCCCATGACATCGGGGTGGCCAACGGCGCCCTCAACGGGATCGGTGCCGATGTGTACAAGGACAAGGAGGACGACCGGGTCACGTGGGCGGAAGGCACGTCCACGCACACGTCCGCCGTGGTGAACGGCCTCATCGGTGAGATCCCGGTCGTGGGCACGCTCGGCGGCTCGTTGATGGACTCGCTCGGGTACGAGTGGGTCGAGGACGTCAAGGGCGAGGCCGAAGACCAGAGCAAGAGGGAATCCAGCAGCAACTTCGGAGCGGGTGTGCAGGGGACCAACCGCATGCTGGACGGGTGGGGGCACGACCGGCAGATCAGCCAGGACCCCGCGTTTGACCATGCCAAGAACGAAGCCGGCGAGGGTTACACCTCGGGACGGGATGCCGCTCGTGCACACCTCATGCCGTGA
- a CDS encoding GntR family transcriptional regulator has product MPNDGAARQPKYLRIAAALKDAIASGEYGPGDRLPGESDLMATYGVARMTARQAFAVLQTEGLTEARKGAGVYVREFRVGIRRRGIQRLAVEVWGAGGSIWAADGKGRDPVVEFIGVTEEPVSEAVAAVLGLPSGAPACVRRRRFLLDGKPVMFATSYLDAALVAGTPVAEPDSGPGGIYARLAELGHKPARFREEVRSRMPTSDEAASLGLAAGTPVVLVVRTAFDGGGRVVEVNEMVLDASAYVLEYEFDAQ; this is encoded by the coding sequence ATGCCGAACGACGGCGCCGCACGGCAGCCCAAGTACCTGCGCATCGCCGCCGCGCTGAAGGACGCCATCGCCTCCGGTGAGTACGGGCCCGGTGACCGGCTGCCTGGTGAGAGCGACCTCATGGCCACGTACGGGGTCGCCCGGATGACGGCACGGCAGGCGTTCGCCGTCCTCCAGACCGAGGGGCTGACCGAAGCGCGCAAGGGTGCCGGGGTCTACGTTCGTGAGTTCCGCGTCGGCATCCGGCGGCGCGGCATCCAGCGGCTGGCCGTCGAGGTGTGGGGCGCGGGAGGCTCCATCTGGGCGGCGGACGGCAAGGGGCGCGACCCCGTCGTCGAGTTCATCGGGGTCACCGAAGAACCCGTGTCCGAGGCCGTCGCCGCCGTGCTCGGGCTCCCCAGCGGGGCACCCGCTTGCGTCCGGCGGCGCAGGTTCCTGCTCGACGGGAAGCCCGTCATGTTCGCGACCTCCTACCTCGACGCCGCCCTTGTCGCCGGTACTCCCGTCGCCGAGCCCGACAGTGGCCCCGGCGGGATCTACGCGCGGCTCGCCGAGCTGGGGCACAAGCCCGCGCGGTTCCGGGAGGAGGTCCGGTCGAGGATGCCCACCTCCGACGAGGCCGCGAGCCTCGGGCTGGCCGCCGGGACGCCCGTCGTACTGGTCGTCCGTACCGCCTTCGACGGCGGCGGGCGGGTGGTGGAGGTCAACGAGATGGTGCTCGACGCCTCCGCCTATGTGCTGGAGTACGAGTTCGACGCCCAGTAG
- a CDS encoding EF-hand domain-containing protein: MTNDLLDRKLDRAFAHLDVNDDQVIDEHDIIGLGSRLLSALGEPATSPKATQVMGGLVDFWQELFTELDMNRDGKVTPEEYKQGMTRLFQDDRAAYDKSFRPMAHAMLLVADKDDDGRISPEEFHAAQLAFDTKLNREDTDALFTRIDADHDGFLSVDELLGAVREYYTGTEEDAPGNLLFGEL, encoded by the coding sequence ATGACGAACGACCTGCTCGACCGCAAGCTGGACCGCGCCTTCGCCCACCTGGACGTCAACGACGACCAGGTGATCGACGAGCACGACATCATCGGGCTCGGGTCCCGCCTGCTGTCGGCCCTCGGCGAGCCGGCGACCTCCCCCAAGGCGACCCAGGTGATGGGCGGGCTGGTCGACTTCTGGCAGGAGCTCTTCACCGAGCTGGACATGAACCGGGACGGGAAGGTCACGCCGGAGGAGTACAAGCAGGGCATGACCCGCCTCTTCCAGGACGACCGCGCGGCCTACGACAAGTCGTTCCGGCCCATGGCGCACGCGATGCTCCTGGTCGCCGACAAGGACGACGACGGGCGGATCAGCCCCGAGGAGTTCCACGCGGCCCAGCTCGCCTTCGACACCAAGCTGAACCGCGAGGACACCGACGCGCTCTTCACCCGCATCGACGCGGACCACGACGGATTCCTGTCCGTGGACGAGCTCCTCGGTGCGGTACGGGAGTACTACACCGGCACCGAGGAGGACGCCCCCGGCAACCTGCTCTTCGGCGAGCTCTAG
- the speB gene encoding agmatinase produces MSTQPRGPVDSSRIPRYAGPATFARLPRLDEVGGKADVAVVGVPFDSGVSYRPGARFGGNAIREASRLLRPYNPAQDASPFALAQVADAGDIAANPFNINEAVDTIEAAADELIGNGSRLMTLGGDHTIALPLLRSVAKKHGPVALLHFDAHLDTWDTYFGAEYTHGTPFRRAVEEGILDTEALSHVGTRGPLYGKQDLDDDAKMGFGIVTSADVYRRGADEVADQLRQRIGDRPLYISIDIDVLDPAHAPGTGTPEAGGMTSRELLEIIRGLSSCNLVSADVVEVAPAYDHAEITSVAASHTAYELTTIMSRQISAARGAK; encoded by the coding sequence ATGAGCACGCAGCCGCGCGGCCCCGTCGACTCCTCCCGCATCCCGCGCTACGCGGGCCCCGCGACCTTCGCCCGGCTGCCCCGCCTGGACGAGGTCGGCGGCAAGGCCGACGTGGCCGTCGTCGGCGTGCCGTTCGACTCCGGTGTCTCGTACCGCCCCGGCGCCCGCTTCGGCGGCAACGCGATCCGCGAGGCCTCCCGCCTGCTGCGCCCGTACAACCCCGCGCAGGACGCCTCCCCGTTCGCGCTCGCGCAGGTCGCCGACGCCGGCGACATCGCGGCGAACCCGTTCAACATCAACGAGGCCGTCGACACGATCGAGGCCGCCGCCGACGAGCTGATCGGCAACGGCTCCCGCCTGATGACCCTCGGCGGCGACCACACCATCGCGCTGCCCCTGCTGCGCTCGGTGGCGAAGAAGCACGGCCCGGTCGCGCTGCTGCACTTCGACGCCCACCTGGACACCTGGGACACGTACTTCGGCGCCGAGTACACGCACGGCACCCCGTTCCGCCGCGCCGTCGAGGAGGGCATCCTCGACACCGAGGCCCTGTCGCACGTCGGCACGCGCGGCCCGCTGTACGGCAAGCAGGACCTGGACGACGACGCCAAGATGGGCTTCGGCATCGTCACCTCGGCCGACGTCTACCGCCGCGGCGCCGACGAGGTCGCGGACCAGCTCCGCCAGCGCATCGGCGACCGCCCGCTGTACATCTCCATCGACATCGACGTGCTGGACCCCGCGCACGCGCCCGGTACGGGCACCCCGGAGGCGGGCGGCATGACCTCCCGCGAGCTGCTGGAGATCATCCGCGGGCTTTCCTCCTGCAACCTGGTCTCGGCGGACGTCGTCGAGGTCGCCCCGGCGTACGATCACGCGGAGATCACCTCGGTCGCGGCCTCGCACACCGCGTACGAGCTGACCACGATCATGAGCCGCCAGATCTCTGCGGCACGCGGCGCCAAGTAG